Proteins from a genomic interval of Acanthopagrus latus isolate v.2019 chromosome 7, fAcaLat1.1, whole genome shotgun sequence:
- the LOC119023412 gene encoding LOW QUALITY PROTEIN: NACHT, LRR and PYD domains-containing protein 12-like (The sequence of the model RefSeq protein was modified relative to this genomic sequence to represent the inferred CDS: deleted 1 base in 1 codon; substituted 1 base at 1 genomic stop codon) produces MNVCEKEEKDRAVSLLSCCLSLKSDQSKETPLAFNNEPGRSDLKPNISGKDEEDRAISPLSCCLSLKSDQSKETPLAFSTEPGRTDANERKRTSNGIREQLSCCALSQDVLMDPGTTSCGHCPCRQCNVSFQEQNEATGEPACPKCGKRSRKYPEPQTACQNITEITTGSMQEILANHKLSLIERCQFAIEGTAETGPRTYLKRIYTELYITEGQWEGINMQHEVWQLETISKIQKLCDTPIKCHDIFKAFPSQKKLIRIVLTNSIAGIGKTFAVXKFALDWAEGLENQDVSLVILLSFRELNLIKEEQYSLLRLLHDFHPTLHMVTAERLALCKVLLIFDGLDESRLLLDCQNNEVVSDVTQTSSISVLLTNLIKGNLLSSALLWITSRPAAASQIPYSYVDRITEVRGFTETQKEEYFSRRFNDEAVSCRIISHVKSSRSLYILCHIPVFCWITATVLEHMSTTNKEELPKTLTEMYSHFLLVQSKRKTQKYAKGHEMIQQELTDSEVLLKLGRLAFEHLEKGNIMFYQEDLERFGLDVREALVFSGLCTEIFKECVLFQKMIYCFVHLSIQEFLAAVYMVHHYMNKNTDVLAAFLERDWEGDISDSGLDNFLSKVVDKSLNSGNGYQDLFVRFLHGLLLESNHRLLGGLLGWKASSSESIQRAINNLKKMNAYDISPDRSINIFHCLMEMNDQAVHQEIQEYLQLENRSAKKLTKTQCSALAYMLQMSDEVLDVLDLKKYNSSGDGRRRLLPAVRNCRDARLSACGLSEWHCEVLSSALMSNPSHLRVLDLSENDYLLDSGVKLLSVGLQSPNCRLEILRLNNCSLSESCCDPLASVLKSPSSHLRELELGNNNYLMDSGVKLLSTGLASLHCRLETLRLSCCRLSEIGCGHLASAIMSNPTHLKVLDLSKNKLKDLGVNLLSAALESPQCKLEFLRVDRCGLTENCCTSVASALKSNPSSLRELELSNNDLQDSGVKLLCAGLESPHCRLETLRLRGGWLSESCCASLASALLSSSSSLRELDLSENDLQDSGVKLLCAGLESPYCRLETLKLKQCRVMAEGCSFLSSALKSNTSYLQELDLSKNNLQQAGAKMLSDTLESPNYRLKTLRMEDMQST; encoded by the exons ATGAATGTTtgtgagaaggaggagaaggacagagCGGTGTCTCTgttgtcctgctgtctgtccctGAAGAGTGACCAGTCCAAAGAGACTCCTCTTGCCTTCAACAATGAACCTGGAAGATCTGACCTGAA ACCAAATATTTCTgggaaggatgaggaggacagagCGATATCTCCattgtcctgctgtctgtccctGAAGAGTGACCAGTCCAAAGAGACTCCTCTTGCCTTCAGCACTGAACCTGGACGAACTGACGCAAA TGAGAGGAAAAGGACTAGTAATGGCATCAGGGAGCAGCTATCATGCTGTGCTTTGTCACAGGACGTCCTGATGGATCCAGGGACTACCAGCTGTGGACACTGCCCCTGCAGGCAATGTAATGTCTCTTTCCAGGAACAAAATGAAGCAACAGGAGAACCTGCCTGCCCCAAATGTGGAAAAAGATCCAGAAAATATCCTGAACCGCAGACAGCCTGTCAAAACATTACTGAGATAA CCACTGGTAGTATGCAGGAGATCTTAGCTAATCATAAGCTCAGTTTAATAGAGAGATGTCAATTTGCAATAGAAGGAACTGCTGAAACAGGACCCCGAACCTACCTGAAGAGGATCTACACTGAGCTTTACATCACAGAAGGGCAGTGGGAAGGAATAAACATGCAACATGAAGTGTGGCAACTTGAGACAATATCTAAAATACAGAAACTGTGTGACACTCCTATCAAGTGCCATGACATCTTTAAGGCCTTCCCCAGCCAAAAGAAATTGATCAGAATAGTTCTGACAAACAGCATTGCTGGCATTGGAAAAACCTTTGCAGTGTAGAAGTTTGCTCTTGATTGGGCGGAGGGCCTGGAAAATCAAGATGTCAGCCTTGTGATTCTGCTTTCGTTCAGGGAGCTGAACTTGATCAAAGAGGAGCAGTACAGTCTTCTGAGGCTGCTTCATGATTTCCATCCAACACTGCACATGGTGACAGCAGAAAGGCTTGCTCTCTGTAAAGTTTTGCTAATCTTTGATGGCCTGGATGAGAGCAGGCTTTTGTTGGATTGCCAGAACAATGAAGTtgtgtctgatgtcacacagacatcatcaatTAGCGTGCTGTTGACCAACCTCATCAAAGGGAATCTGCTTTCCTCAGCTCTCCTTTGGATAACTtccagacctgcagcagccagtcagatCCCTTATTCATATGTTGATAGGATAACAGAAGTAAGAGGATTCACTGAAACTCAGAAGGAAGAGTACTTCAGCAGGAGATTCAATGATGAAGCAGTGTCTTGCAGGATCATCTCACATGTAAAGTCATCCAGGAGCCTGTACATTTTGTGTCACATCCCAGTTTTCTGttggatcactgctacagtatTGGAGCACATGTCGACTACAAACAAAGAAGAGCTTCCCAAGACTCTGACTGAAATGTACTCGCACTTTCTGCTGGTTCAGTCCAAGAGGAAGACACAGAAGTATGCCAAAGGACATGAGATGATCCAACAGGAGCTGACTGACAGTGAAGTCCTTCTGAAGTTGGGGAGACTTGCATTTGAACATCTGGAAAAAGGGAACATCATGTTCTACCAAGAAGACTTGGAGCGATTTGGTCTTGATGTAAGAGAAGCTTTAGTTTTCTCAGGACTGTGTACAGAGATCTTTAAA GAGTGTGTTCTCTttcagaaaatgatttattgcTTTGTTCATTTGAGCATTCAGGAATTTCTTGCTGCTGTCTACATGGTCCACCATTACATGAACAAGAACACAGATGTACTGGCAGCTTTCTTGGAAAGAGACTGGGAGGGAGATATTAGTGACTCAGGTCTGGATAACTTCCTTAGTAAAGTTGTGGACAAATCTCTAAACAGTGGGAATGGTTATCAGGACCTCTTTGTTCGCTTCCTTCACGGCCTGTTATTGGAATCCAACCATCGTCTCTTGGGAGGTCTGTTGGGATGGAAAGCAAGCAGTTCAGAAAGCATCCAAAGAGCAATAAACAACCTGAAGAAGATGAATGCTTATGATATCTCTCCTGACAGAAGCATCAACATCTTCCACTGTTTGATGGAGATGAATGACCAAGCGGTGCATCAGGAGATCCAAGAGTACCTGCAATTGGAAAACCGATCAGCCAAGAAACTCACAAAGACACAGTGCTCAGCTCTTGCCTACATGCTACAAATGTCTGACGAGGTTCTTGATGTGTTGGACTTGAAGAAGTACAACTCATCAGGTGATGGAAGAAGGAGATTGCTCCCAGCTGTGAGAAACTGCAGAGACGCTCG ACTCTCTGCATGTGGACTCTCTGAGTGGCATTGTGAAGTTCTGTCCTCAGCCCTGATGTCCAACCCTTCCCATCTGCGAGTGCTGGATCTGAGTGAAAATGACTATCTGCtggattcaggagtgaagctacTGTCGGTTGGACTACAAAGTCCAAATTGTAGGCTCGAGATTCTAAG aCTGAAtaactgcagtttgtcagaaaGTTGTTGTGATCCTCTGGCATCAGTGCTGAAGTCTCCCTCTTCTCATCTGCGAGAGCTGGAACTAGGTAACAACAACTACCTTATGGATTCAGGGGTGAAGCTACTGTCCACAGGACTGGCAAGTCTACACTGTAGGCTCGAGACATTGAG ACTAAGCTGCTGCAGGCTGTCGGAGATCGGCTGTGGACACCTGGCCTCAGCCATCATGTCCAACCCCACCCATTTGAAAGTGCTGGACCtgagtaaaaacaaactgaaggatTTAGGAGTAAATCTGCTGTCTGCGGCACTGGAGAGTCCTCAGTGTAAACTGGAGTTTCTAAG GGTAGATAGATGTGGGCTTACAGAGAATTGCTGTACTTCTGTGGCCTCAGCTCTCAAGTCCAACCCCTCCAGCCTGAGAGAGTTGGAACTGAGTAATAAcgacctgcaggattcaggagtgaagctgctgtgtgcaggACTTGAGAGTCCACATTGTAGACTTGAAACTCTGAG ATTGAGGGGAGGATGGTTGTCAGAGAGTTGTTGTGCTTCTCTGGCTTCAGCTTTattgtccagctcctccagtttGAGAGAGCTTGATCTTAGTGAAAATGATCTacaggattcaggagtgaagtTGCTGTGTGCTGGATTGGAGAGTCCATACTGCAGGCTAGAGACTCTGAA GTTAAAGCAGTGTCGGGTCATGGCTGAAGGCTGTTCTTTCCTGTCgtcagctctgaagtccaacacATCCTATCTGcaagagctggacctgagcaaAAACAACCTGCAGCAAGCCGGAGCGAAGATGCTCTCTGACACCTTGGAGAGTCCAAACTACAGGCTGAAGACTCTCCG AATGGAAGACATGCAGTCCACATAG